AAGCTATTGTCTCTACACTGGAAGCTTGTGGTCGGCTGTCAAAGCTCTCTAAGAAAAGAAAGGGGCAGGGGCACTCAATCTGCACATACAGGACTTACCTTAATTTTTACAAGATGTCTGTGTTACAATACAGTACGAaaggttaaatgatttttttttttttttttacttaccaaGAGCATGTCTACTCTACACTAGTGATGGGGAAAGGCTTCAAGGTCTGGCACCTTGATGTATAAAATACCATTACTGTGTCATACCTTGGTCTCCAATTTCAGAGTTTCTCCTTTTGCCAGGAAGCCACTTAAAGCAGTTTGCAATTCTGTAAGACTGGCCGCTTccaaaggctgaaaaaaagggcAAAAAATACAAGCTTAGAAGTTAGGAAGTTGATCTGTTTGTTTTGGTAGAGCAGATTATGTTCTTTACTACCTAAAAACACTGATTCAGGAATTAGGAAGCAATTACAGCACCTGCAGAACATTGGCAGCCCTGGTTACCCTTACACATAGAAAGCAGGTCTTTCACTACACATCCTTCTGGCCAAGAATGAAAGCAGATGGCCAGCTGTCAAGCCTATTAACTTACAACCTATCTAGTTGCTGAAATATTCCTCAACTAACCCCAGCAGTGGTGACTGTGCACAGCACTTCTCCCCGGTGAGCACTcataattctgttaaaagcagAAATCACATCTGGAGTCTGGCGCAGGCGACCATTCTCAGCAAGCACATCTGAAAAAGAACAGGGGAAAAACCCTCACTTAATACACTCATCACCAGACAGTGGCATATATACCCAGTATTACAGAAGTGCTTTCCAGCTAGCCATATTCCTTTACAAAAAGATGACACGCTTCACCAACAAGCTCAAGACGAGTTACAGCATGGATGACATATCTAAACATTGTAAAACACAATACTAactcaaaataaaatacattggTGGCAAGTCATTAAAGTGGCGCCCCAATGGggtgtgcttagtgccaattctataacagcttctgGGCACACTGAAGCAGTTAAAGAAGACTAGCACAAAGTCATACTGGTGTGCTGAAAGGCTTGCCAATTTAAAtttatgtcaatggctggtgtaacagggacaactgatagtattctgtaagttgtgtgcatCGCTTGGCAAtacgcccatgctccacccacattaagggctaaattctgtatatggcgtctGAAGAATTTGTGTGGAAAAAACTTACACCTAGGCCTATTCTCTAATGTTTGcctaatttttatagaatagacaaATTCCCGTGTGGTATATACAATGCGCCAAGTGGCTtgccacgtgactaaatttggtcacatccatttaggccacggtgtaaatcccaatgcctaaattaggcgcagatcgagtgtattctataacaatgcgcaaagattttagaaacgccctcaccctgcccatggccacacccttttcatttatgcaacttaaaatttaggcgcaccacattatagaatacacttagcgagttttgCACatagtcaattagtgctgataactgcttaacatccaattaacagcactgattagctagctaaccaattaagttatgcgcattgttacagaatatgccttggTTTCCTTGTGGCTTTTCAGGCAACATTTGTAGAATCCCGGGGTAAGTGACTTGTGCATGTAAAGGCTTGGTGTTATTTTGTAACTAAAATGCACAACTTTGGATTAGTGGTTTCAATCATGCACATAAGTTGTAGTATTCTTAGCATACAcgctagggctgtaccgaatattcatattcaatttggccccaaatacattatcgtattcagccgaatagtgatttaaattcaaataagaATAATGCGGGTCTCTATTGTGCTAAatactactgaaataaacacttgatctctaatttcacattgcttcttttatcttttactagtaaaagaggcccgtttctgagcaaatgaaacgggcgctaggctagcaaggttttcgtcgccaacaccccccctccctccctggccaaccccttcgttgttctgccattgctccacccccaacgtcatgacgtttgacgcgagggtggggcccagagcgatttcccacccccccgcctccctccctgccaaccccttcgttgttctgccattgctccgccctcgagggcagggcccagagcaattttggtggcttcaccaccacgaaccttcaaacctttttgaaggaagtcagggcttgggcttcactgacgtcagtgtcctcagaacgttgagggtgagttttattatagtagatgttaaagctcaatgcccattattcgtattcggttgaataatatttttcattattcatgttCCACCAAATAGTAAACTATTCAATATAGCTCTAATACACACATTATCAGCATGTAAACTTAGGTGTCAGCTTATACAAATACCTTTACTGACTTTCAGTTATTTAATATTTCTGGAATTACCAGGCTTTCAACTGTCTCTTAAAAGAAAGATAACACAGGATTTGCCTCATATCAATGGATACTGAATTCCATAATTTAGGACCCATAAACCCAAAGATACTGGATGAAGGTTTAAAACTGCATTTCAACATATCTGAAAAGCATCTGGTGTTTGAATAACTTGCCTTAACCTCAGGGGTGGGGAGCGGCATTTCACCACAGTCAGACTGTCAGCTATTAGAAGCGCTGCGTTTATTAAAACAGCAGGTGGCGAtgggtgaaaaaaaataaaacccaaatTTACTTAGAATAAATACTGACAGAAGGACTTTacattaaaaaggaaaaaaagcataAGACTTACTGACAAAGTTGACGGTGACAGGGGACAGCTTCTCCTTTGCTAAGGCATCAGACACACTTTTCTGCTTGATGGCCCGTTTCACGTGAGGATTCAAGAGGATTGCAGACATTTTGGGATCTTTTATAAGTGCCTAAAAGGTAGAATTCAAATCACCTAATGACCAGTGCACACACATAACAGAGCAGGCATACAAAACAGAAGCATACACGTCTATAAAATAGGCATCAAAAGGGCAGAGAAAGATCGCTCTTTCAGACTGGAATTCTTGCACATCATTTAAACTCTGATAAGCACAGATACAAACTGTTGTTTGAATCAGTGTCCATTTCTTCAAAGCTTTTGTTAGGAGGATAAAGAAAGCACTGTTAGTAGAGTGGTTAAAGCAGCAAGCTTGATATCCAGGGGTTCcttgttcaaatcccagtgctgctccttttgatcttgggcaagtcacttaaggggtcttttactaagccacagaagcgtttttagctcgtggtagaaatcagctggcagtaaacgctgagatgcccacaggaatataatgggcatctgatttcaaccgcagcttagtaaaagacctccttaagcctccattgcctcaggtacaaactcagattgtgagtcctccagggacagggaagtacctagtgtacctgaacgtTACTCACCTTGAGTTTCTACTCAAAAAGGTGAGAGCTAAACCCAAACCCACACTTAAAAAGGAGAAAATTCTGgatcaaaaaataaaatctagTTGCACCTCAGGTCATGGGGTAATTTGGCTGGTGTTGGCTGGTTACAGTAAGCCTTGGGGACTTAAAATGTTCATATAACAGGCTCTCTAGCTTTTGGCTGCTGTTTAGATTATTACACAGCTCAGGATTATCTGCCCACGATGGTGAAGGACAAAGAGGAAGACAACAAAAACTGACTTAGATAAGGAGCAATATATTACAAGTGCTAAAGTTTACATGGCTGGTGGCAGGGATATATCCTGACAGCATGAATAATAATTAGGTGGACTGAATGAGCCAATggctctttttctgccatcattcacaataaaactaaatctaccaatttcagaaaccctgaaaatcctaggagtcaccattgaccggcaCCTGACActagagaatcacgcgaaaatcataaccaaaaagatgttccaattaatgtggaaattaaagagtaaaaccatacttcccaagaaccgttttccgaaacttggtacaatcattagtactcagtcacttagactactgcaactcactctatgccagctgcaaagagcaaatactcaaaaaactccagacagcccagaacacagcagccagacccatatttggaaaaccaaaatacgaaagcgcaaagcccctacgagagaagctacactcaaagaacgcatcacgttcaaagtacgcaccctagtacacaaaatcatccacggcgaggcccccagcctacatgtcggacctgatcgacctaccacccaggaatgccaaaacatcatctcgcacattccttaatcttcatttccctaactgcaaaggcctaaaatataaactaatgcacgcatcaaccttttcctatatgagcacgcaattctggaacgcactgccacggaacctaaaagcgacctatgaactgaccaacttctgcaaacaactgaagacccatctcttcgacaagatataccacaaaaaacaaaactagTGAACTCCCCACACATATCTAgcaatgttaagaatgccttatgtCATGTTACTATCTTGTTTTCCATTACCAAGCTACCCAAattacttctgtaacactaaatgtcaattctcctctcatttccactatccatgatttattgtaagccacattgagcctgcaaagaggtgggatacaaatgcaatacataaataaatattcctgTGTTATAATGCACAACAGGCAGGCTCACTACAGTTAGTCTACAATTTGCACATAAATCCCCAATTGATCAGTTAGTAGAAAAAAGTTTTGGTTATAATCACACCCTTCACCTACATGAACGTACAATGTCCACAACAAATGTTGCCTAGAGTATAGAGTCCAATGGCATAAATTTGGCCCACGTAGCCCctgcagtgcagggggcccaaagAAGTCTTATTACCCTTCCTACCTTCTCAGGTGAGATCTCCCTTACTCTGGAGGCCCTTTCTGATATTTTGCTTGGGGACTTTTAATTTGAATTTCTGCCACTGAATGTCTAAACCCTTTATAGTGAAAAAAACCACCAAAATATTCACAAGGGAAATTTCAGCAAAAATAATGTATTTAAACAACAAAAACTaaatagctgaaaaaataaaccgtggagatccaagatggcgcccgagACGGATGTGCGAGCGGACACCTCCTGAACGCCAAGTGATTCCCTTGAGCATTGGACCTTTCTAACACCCATTATgggaaaaagaaaggggaaatcCCTTGTGCTCACCTCCTCGAGACAGGAAGAATCTTCCACCAAGCGGCAGGGAACATTGGATGCGATAGTGGTGCGCACGCCGGGATCCTCGTTGAGCGCCTCGACGGCTCCGACGCTTTTGCCGGAGCACAGCTTGGAGGGAGTCTCTCCGAGTCCTCCCCCTTTCACAGCCCCTCCGAGACCTACAGGGGGGAAAGCGGCGTCGGAGGAACAGCCTCATGAGGGATCCAGAGATCGGTTAGCCCCTGGGGCTGTAGTAGGAGGCCCCGTCGCAACTTCTTCTCCTGCGGAGACATCAGGGCAGTCAGGACCTTGGTCCGGGAGTCTGCTGTTGCAGGAGTCGCCTGCAGGAATTATCGGAGAATGAAATAGAACGGCTGTGGTCACCCTAGAGATGGTATGGGAAGCCATTCAAGGCATGAACGCTACTCTAGAAAGAATCTCCAAGACAACACAAGTGGAACTGTTGGAGATTAAAACGGTGCAGGAGAATTTCAAGATCAAGCTTGAAGCCCAGGACAGTAAAATGGAGGCTTTGGACAGTGAGGtacaaacttttaaaacttttactgctttagtttccaaagaaaaaaatattcaaaataggaAATTTGAACATTTAGAGAACCAGCTTCGTAAGAATAATTTGCGGatactgaattttccaaaatctccATTAATTGCCCCATTGGAGATGTTTAAGAAGTATTTGAAAGAGGTTTTACATATTCCGGAGGAAAATATACCACCAATGACTAAAATTCAATATATCATGGGAATTCGCTCGGCTGCGGGGGAAACCCCACAAATGAACTTAACAGAATTTCTCCAGGATTCACTTCAAATAATAACTGAGAGAACTACTTTGTTAGTGTCCTTCGCATTCGAGCTAGACCGTAATAATGTCTTTAAGTTGTACTTTCGTAACATAAATGAAGAATTCTTAGGCGCAAAAATTCAAATTTTTCCTGACTTGTCCAGGGatactcaaaaaaggaggaaggcgttTCTAACTTTGAAGCCTAGGCTGATTAGTATTGGAGGCTCCTTCCTCCTTAAATATCCCTGTAGATGTGTAGTACGATTTAATTCTCAGAATTATGTTTTCTTTCAGCCTGAGAAGCTTCAGGAATTTATTATTGGTAAAGAGTAGAGATTCATGCCTTGAATTAAAAGCTGAGATCTGCTGCGCTCAAAATGAATTCTTCCGTCTTTATTTATTAGTTTAAATAATTCTTCAAATAATATTTCTTTGAACTTGGATCCAGTGTTGTGGTCTAATAATATAGGAAAAAGgaggagtaaatatttttctttttcaatttcctGAGTGATGTAAATATTGAATTCTCTCCCTTTTCCGTATTTCCGATtttatgtatgtgcataaatgataatgtaaaaatataaaaaataaaataaataaataaaaaaactaaaTAGCTGAAAATCAAACAATACTTTGATAGCTATCAACTTAACACTTAGTACTTTAATAttaaacaggaggaaaaaaaggCCTCAGAAGTCCAGATAATGCTAAGTACGTAAGCaatgtcatactgggtcagaccgaaggtccatcaagcccagtatcctgtttacaacagtggccaatccaggtcacaagtacctggcaagagcccagaacagtaaaactgagtttatgctgcttatcctagaatacgaagtggattttcccaagtccatcttaataatggcttatggacttttttggaaattacccaaaccttttttaaaccctgctaaacttaACTGCTattgccacattctctggtaacgactccagagtttaattactcattgagtgaagaaatattttgtccgattcattttaaatttacttagtagcttctttgcatgcaccctagtcctggtatttttcgaaagagtaaacaagtgattcacatctacctgttccattccactccgcATTTTATAGATTtcgatcatatcttccctcagccgccttttcttcaagctgcagagctgtagctgctttagcctttcctcatagggaagccgtcccatcccctttatcatttttgttgcccttctctgcaccttttctaattccactatatcttttctgagatgcggtgaccagaattgaacacagtattcaaggtgtggttgcaccatggagcgatacaaaggcattataaatgtcctcatttttgttttccattcctttcctaataatacctaacattctatttgcttttgccgcagcacactgagcaggtttcaacgtatcatcaacgatgacacctagatccctttcttggtccgtgacttctaatgtggaaccttgcatcacgtaacaaTGGTTtggcttcctctttcccacatgcatcactttgcacttgctcacattaaaagtcatctgccatttggatgccaagtctcgtaaggtcctcttgcaatttttcacaatcctctttctatttaacaaatttgaataactttgtgtcattagcaaatgtaattacctcattagttattcccatc
This portion of the Microcaecilia unicolor chromosome 4, aMicUni1.1, whole genome shotgun sequence genome encodes:
- the ATP5PO gene encoding ATP synthase subunit O, mitochondrial; the encoded protein is MAAAVTGFRQKVRYFSTSVIRPVSQLVKPPIQVYGLEGRYATALYSAASKQKKLEQVEKELTRVSALIKDPKMSAILLNPHVKRAIKQKSVSDALAKEKLSPVTVNFVNVLAENGRLRQTPDVISAFNRIMSAHRGEVLCTVTTAGPLEAASLTELQTALSGFLAKGETLKLETKTDPSILGGMIVSIGDKYVDMSTKAKIQKMTKIMRDTV